One stretch of Burkholderia oklahomensis C6786 DNA includes these proteins:
- a CDS encoding pirin family protein, with product MPIARSIQRTYPSLRTTEGGGFVVHRPFPTRLLTDFDPFLLLDEMGPVDYAPGDAKGAPDHPHRGFETVTYVLDGWFRHRDSAGHAGALGPGDVQWMTAGAGVVHSEMPDPEFARRGGRTHAFQLWVNLPRRDKMITPRYQDIPAARIPTATSPDGRAKVRVIAGEAFGACSTIETRTPMLYQHFTLAPGASVEQPVPAGFRVFAYSIEGSGFYGADKTAVDTRHMVVYAEDGDSVAFAAGDAPLNLLLIGGAPLNEPIVRYGPFVMNTEDEIREAVADYQTGRMGRIPA from the coding sequence ATGCCTATCGCCCGCTCGATCCAGCGTACCTATCCATCGCTTCGCACCACGGAAGGCGGCGGTTTCGTGGTCCACCGTCCGTTTCCGACCCGCCTGCTGACGGACTTCGATCCGTTTCTGCTGCTCGACGAGATGGGTCCCGTCGATTACGCGCCGGGCGACGCGAAAGGTGCGCCCGATCATCCGCATCGAGGCTTCGAAACGGTCACCTACGTGCTCGACGGCTGGTTCCGCCATCGTGATTCGGCGGGCCACGCGGGCGCGCTCGGTCCGGGCGATGTCCAGTGGATGACGGCAGGCGCGGGCGTCGTGCACAGCGAGATGCCCGACCCCGAATTCGCGCGCCGGGGCGGACGCACGCATGCGTTCCAGCTTTGGGTGAACCTGCCGCGCCGCGACAAGATGATCACGCCGCGCTACCAGGATATCCCGGCCGCGCGCATTCCGACCGCGACGTCGCCCGACGGCCGCGCGAAGGTCCGCGTGATCGCCGGCGAGGCGTTCGGCGCGTGCTCAACGATCGAGACGCGCACCCCGATGCTCTATCAGCACTTCACGCTCGCGCCGGGCGCGAGCGTCGAACAGCCGGTGCCGGCCGGATTTCGCGTGTTCGCTTATTCGATCGAAGGCAGCGGATTCTACGGCGCGGACAAGACGGCGGTCGACACGCGCCATATGGTCGTGTACGCGGAAGACGGCGACTCCGTCGCATTCGCCGCGGGCGATGCGCCGCTCAACCTGCTGCTGATCGGCGGCGCGCCGCTCAACGAGCCGATCGTGCGCTACGGTCCGTTCGTGATGAACACCGAGGACGAGATCCGCGAAGCAGTCGCCGATTATCAGACGGGCCGCATGGGCCGCATTCCCGCGTAA
- a CDS encoding SRPBCC family protein: MNFEHLIQINAADNPALPALTRAQLWEGLVLRAEQPQLFVIGLDRCIVHDRTETTLERELHYGNATVRDRVTFTPNEQVRYDIHAADGEIGGSLTMTIEERDDRQLFLRFEYQTTLPVSNDSEDARQTHEIVKEAYRASDIDTVRLIREYAQGRKDPDPLH, encoded by the coding sequence TTGAACTTCGAACATCTGATCCAGATTAACGCCGCCGACAATCCGGCCCTGCCGGCGCTGACGCGTGCGCAACTGTGGGAAGGCCTCGTGCTGCGCGCCGAGCAGCCGCAGCTATTCGTGATCGGCCTCGACCGCTGCATCGTGCACGACCGCACGGAGACGACGCTCGAACGCGAGCTGCATTACGGCAACGCGACCGTCCGGGATCGCGTGACATTCACGCCGAACGAGCAGGTCCGCTACGACATCCATGCGGCCGACGGCGAGATCGGTGGTTCGCTGACGATGACGATCGAAGAGCGCGACGATCGGCAACTGTTCCTGCGCTTCGAGTATCAAACGACGCTGCCCGTCAGCAACGACAGTGAAGACGCGCGCCAGACGCACGAGATCGTGAAGGAAGCCTACCGCGCATCCGACATCGATACCGTTCGTCTGATCCGCGAATACGCGCAGGGCCGCAAGGACCCGGATCCGCTGCACTGA
- the hemP gene encoding hemin uptake protein HemP, translating to MTTPAESVKSTAKPAAAANAGQRVVSSDTLLQGQSHVSIAHNGETYQLRATRLGKLILTK from the coding sequence GTGACGACGCCGGCGGAATCGGTGAAGTCCACGGCAAAGCCCGCAGCCGCCGCAAACGCCGGGCAGCGCGTGGTGAGCAGCGATACGCTGTTGCAGGGCCAAAGCCATGTGAGCATCGCGCACAACGGCGAAACCTATCAGTTGCGGGCCACTCGTCTGGGCAAGCTGATCCTGACGAAATAA
- a CDS encoding GlcG/HbpS family heme-binding protein, translated as MKTKPVLTSEDVKKMAAAAESFAAASHWPVTVAIFDDGAHLLYLHRMDGAAPSTVEMAIGKGRTAALGRRESKVYEEMVLQGRVSFLSAPLVGLVEGGVPIVVEGETVGAIGVSGVKSEQDAAVARAGIAALTEAG; from the coding sequence ATGAAAACCAAACCCGTTTTGACGAGCGAAGACGTGAAGAAGATGGCAGCCGCCGCCGAGTCGTTTGCGGCCGCCAGTCACTGGCCCGTGACGGTCGCGATCTTCGACGACGGCGCACACCTGCTGTATCTGCACCGGATGGACGGCGCCGCGCCGAGCACCGTCGAGATGGCGATCGGCAAGGGCCGCACGGCGGCGCTCGGTCGCCGCGAGAGCAAGGTCTACGAGGAAATGGTGCTGCAGGGGCGCGTGTCGTTCCTGAGCGCGCCGCTCGTCGGCCTCGTCGAGGGCGGTGTGCCGATCGTCGTCGAAGGCGAGACGGTCGGCGCGATCGGCGTGTCGGGCGTGAAGTCCGAGCAGGATGCGGCCGTCGCCCGCGCGGGCATCGCCGCATTGACCGAAGCCGGCTGA
- a CDS encoding 4Fe-4S binding protein, which translates to MSAVVGRRRTSLVAEAGQWMQRHGALIRGVQWVVVLVYAFLILVPAFTPLPDDSAHLWSNLTLAAQFVFWGIWWPFVLLSMVMLGRVWCGVLCPEGALSEFASKFGRGRAIPRWMRWGGWPFVAFGLTTIYGQMVSVYQYPRAVLLVLGGSTLAAIVIGFLYGREKRVWCRYLCPVNGVFSLLARLAPLRYKVDEDAWRRSYKKGEDGHRVIPINCAPLVPLRNMKGAAACHMCGRCSGHRGAIELTTRSPSEEVVALGDKQASGWDTALILYGLLGIAIGAFHWTVSPWFVQIKQSLAGWLIDHDIMWPLDTNAPWFIFTHYPEHNDVFSWLDGSLVIAYIMGTGLAYGTALAVLLAGAVAMLGRFERARLHHLAQALIPLAGAGVFLGLSATTLSLLRAEHVPLDWASDVRIAILVGSNLWSAWLAWQVTGRYAGWARRLFAMLWFGAALAVIDSAWWLMFWGF; encoded by the coding sequence ATGAGTGCCGTCGTCGGCCGCCGCCGCACCAGCCTGGTCGCGGAAGCGGGGCAATGGATGCAGCGCCACGGCGCGCTGATCCGCGGCGTCCAGTGGGTCGTGGTCCTCGTCTACGCGTTCTTGATCCTCGTGCCGGCGTTCACGCCGCTGCCCGACGATTCCGCGCATCTGTGGAGCAACCTGACGCTCGCCGCGCAGTTCGTGTTCTGGGGCATCTGGTGGCCGTTCGTGCTGCTGTCGATGGTGATGCTCGGCCGCGTCTGGTGCGGCGTGCTGTGTCCCGAGGGCGCGTTGAGCGAGTTCGCGAGCAAGTTCGGCCGTGGCCGCGCGATTCCACGCTGGATGCGCTGGGGCGGCTGGCCGTTCGTCGCGTTCGGCCTCACGACGATCTACGGCCAGATGGTCAGTGTCTATCAGTATCCGCGCGCGGTGCTGCTCGTGCTCGGCGGGTCGACGCTCGCCGCGATCGTGATCGGTTTCCTGTACGGGCGCGAGAAGCGCGTATGGTGCCGCTATCTGTGCCCCGTGAACGGCGTTTTCTCGCTGCTCGCGCGTCTCGCGCCGCTGCGCTACAAGGTCGACGAGGACGCGTGGCGCCGTTCGTACAAGAAAGGCGAAGACGGCCATCGCGTGATTCCGATCAACTGCGCGCCGCTCGTGCCGCTTCGCAACATGAAGGGTGCCGCGGCGTGTCACATGTGCGGCCGCTGCAGCGGCCACCGCGGCGCGATCGAGCTGACGACGCGTTCGCCGTCCGAAGAAGTGGTCGCGCTCGGCGACAAGCAGGCGAGCGGCTGGGACACGGCGCTCATCCTCTACGGCCTGCTCGGCATTGCGATCGGCGCGTTCCACTGGACGGTGAGTCCGTGGTTCGTGCAGATCAAGCAATCGCTTGCGGGCTGGCTGATCGATCACGACATCATGTGGCCGCTCGACACGAACGCGCCGTGGTTCATCTTCACGCACTATCCCGAGCACAACGACGTGTTTTCGTGGCTCGACGGCTCGCTCGTCATCGCGTACATCATGGGCACGGGGCTCGCGTACGGCACGGCGCTTGCCGTGCTGCTCGCCGGCGCGGTCGCGATGCTCGGCCGCTTCGAGCGCGCGCGGCTGCATCATCTCGCGCAGGCGCTGATCCCGCTCGCGGGCGCGGGCGTGTTCCTCGGCTTGTCGGCGACGACGCTGTCGCTGCTGCGCGCCGAGCACGTGCCGCTCGACTGGGCGTCGGACGTGCGGATCGCGATTCTCGTCGGCTCGAATCTGTGGAGCGCATGGCTCGCGTGGCAAGTCACCGGCCGCTATGCGGGCTGGGCGCGCCGGTTGTTCGCGATGCTCTGGTTCGGCGCCGCGCTCGCGGTGATCGACAGTGCGTGGTGGCTGATGTTCTGGGGATTCTGA
- a CDS encoding FTR1 family iron permease: MGQILFIVWRESVEALLVVGILYAWLKNGDDDARRGLPYLWAGVGAGLLMAVGLGAALVGFTEVLSGDAQDYFQTAMVLIACVLIVQMVLWMKQHGRTLKRDMERSLQKSTQDANWWGVAVLVALAIAREGSETVIFLYGLGFGQSGHVDGGQMLAVLIGLGLAFLTFYVLQLGGKYFSWRHFFRVTEIMLLFLGAGLFQAGIDKLIDKEILPLGIAQLWDTSAILDDSGTLGSLVATLTGYRAHPSLTNLVAYAVYWAVVYLLLKRAARHPTATAGRPA, from the coding sequence ATGGGTCAGATCTTGTTCATCGTCTGGCGGGAGAGCGTCGAGGCGTTGCTCGTCGTCGGTATCCTCTATGCATGGCTGAAGAATGGCGACGACGATGCGCGCCGAGGCTTGCCGTACCTGTGGGCGGGCGTGGGCGCCGGCCTGCTGATGGCGGTCGGGCTCGGCGCCGCGCTCGTCGGCTTCACCGAGGTGTTGTCGGGAGACGCGCAGGACTACTTTCAGACCGCGATGGTGCTGATCGCATGCGTGCTGATCGTGCAGATGGTGCTGTGGATGAAGCAGCACGGGCGCACGCTGAAGCGCGACATGGAGCGCTCGCTGCAAAAGAGCACGCAGGACGCGAACTGGTGGGGCGTCGCGGTGCTCGTCGCGCTTGCGATCGCGCGCGAAGGCAGCGAGACGGTGATCTTCCTTTACGGGCTCGGCTTCGGCCAGTCGGGGCACGTCGACGGCGGCCAGATGCTCGCCGTGCTGATCGGCCTCGGTCTCGCGTTCCTGACGTTCTACGTGCTGCAGCTGGGCGGCAAGTACTTCTCGTGGCGGCACTTCTTCCGCGTCACCGAGATCATGCTGCTGTTCCTCGGCGCGGGCCTGTTCCAGGCGGGCATCGACAAGCTGATCGACAAGGAAATCCTGCCGCTCGGCATCGCGCAACTGTGGGATACGTCGGCGATCCTCGACGATTCGGGCACGCTCGGCTCGCTCGTCGCGACGCTGACCGGCTACCGCGCGCATCCGTCGCTCACGAACCTCGTCGCGTACGCGGTCTACTGGGCGGTCGTCTATCTGCTGCTCAAGCGTGCCGCGAGACACCCGACGGCGACTGCGGGGCGGCCGGCATGA